ACTCCCGGTAGGGAGCGTCTCCCCCAACGGCTGGCTAAAGCGCTACCTGGAACTACAAAGAGCTGGCCTGACAGGCCACCTGGCAGAGATCAGCGCATGGCTGGAAAAGAAAGACAACGCCTGGTACAGTGGCACGGGGCAGGGGGATCATGGCTGGGAGGAGGTACCGTACTGGCTGAACGGATATGGGGACCTGGCGTATCTGTTGAAGGACCCAAAGATGATCGCCACGGTAAAGGATTGGTTGGGAAAGGTATTTGAAAGCCAGCGTGCGGACGGCTATTTCGGACCGGCGCCGTCGAAGGACCGGCCGATGCCGGACCTGTGGCCGAACATGCGGATGTTGTGGTGTATACAGGCGTATTATGAGTATAGCGGGGACAAACGGGTCCTTGACTTTATGGCGCGATACTTTCGTTGGGAGGCGGGCGTCCCGGACAAGGACCTGTTGAAAACGTATTGGGAGAACAGCCGGGGCGGGGATAACCTGTACAGTATCTATTGGCTGTATAATATCACGGGGGAAAGCTGGTTGTTGGACGTGGCGGAAAAGATCCACCGGAATACGGCGAACTGGACGCAGGACGGGAAGTTGCCGAACTGGCACAACGTGAATGTGGCGCAGTCGTTCCGGGAGCCGGCGACGTATTTCCTGCAGAATCATGATTCGGCGTTGATGAACGCGACCTATAAGGACTTTTACCTGATCCGGGCGTTGTACGGACAGGTGCCGGGAGGAATGTTCGGGGCGGATGAAAATGCGCGCCCGGGATATACGGACCCGCGGCAGGCGGTGGAGACGTGCGGGATGGTGGAGCAGATGGCCTCGGATGAATTGCTGATGGGTTTTACGGGGGACCCGATGTGGGGGGACAATTGCGAAGACGTAGCTTTTAATACGTACCCGGCGGCGGTGATGCCGGATTTCCGGGGGCTGCGGTACCTGACGGCCCCGAATATGGTGGTGAGCGACTCGATGAACCATGCGCCGGGGTTGCAAAACGATGGACCTTTCCTGATGATGAACCCGTTTAGCAGCCGGTGTTGCCAGCACAACCATACCTACGGGTGGCCGTTTTACGCGGAGCATTTGTGGATGGCGACACCGGACAACGGGGTGGCGGCCTTGCTGTACAGCGCCGCAAGGATAAAAGCAAAAGTGGGTAAGGGGGAGATGGCGACGTTTGAGGTAAAGACGCACTATCCGTTTTCCGAAAACATACGCATTACGGTAACGGCGCACCAGCGGTTTCCGTTGTATCTGCGGGTGCCGGGGTGGTGCGAAGGCGCGACCGTAAGCATCAACGGACAGCGCCAAAACGCCACCACAAGCCCGGATACCTACCTCCGCATTGACCGCACCTGGCACCCGGGCGACGTTGTCGACCTGACGTTGCCGATGCAGGTGACGACGCATACCTGGGACAAGAACGCGAACAGCGTGAGCGTAAACTACGGCCCGCTGACCTTTTCGCTAAAGATCAAGGAAGACTATAAGAAAGTAGACAGCAAAGCCTCGGCGATCGGGGACTCGAAGTGGCAGGCCTCGGCGGACGCAAGCCAGTGGCCGGCGTATGAGATCCTGCCGGGGAGCGCGTGGAACTATGCACTATCGGATGTCCAGCCTGGCGATTTCCGGGTGGTGAAGCGGCCGTGGCCGGAAGATAATTTTCCCTTTACCCCAAGCGCCGTACCTATCGAGCTGACGGCGAAGGTGCAGCAAATCGCTACATGGACGATCGATAAATATGGTTTGTGCGGGGTATTGCCGCAAAGTCCCGTGCAAACGGCGGCCCCGGTGGAGGAGCTGACGTTGATCCCGATGGGCGCGGCGCGGCTAAGGATCAGCGCGTTCCCGGTGGCAGCCGGCACCACGGCAACGTCCTGGCGGCGTTGGTCATCGGCAAAAGCAAATGCCTGGTACGCCCACTGGCCCTGGCTCCGCGGCAGCAACTTCACCCCCAGCACCGCCATCAACCAACTGGAAATGTGGCAGGCGGAAACCTTCGATACAACAACGATCGACCGCGAGCTGGGATACGCGGAAGGCATCGGGTTTAACGCAATGCGTGTGTTCCTGCATCACCTCGCCTGGCAGGAAGATCCGGAGGGGTTCAAACAACGCGTAAGCCAATACTTAGCTATTGCGGACCGGCACCACATCGGGACGATCTTCGTCTTCTTCGACGACTGCTGGAACCCTGTGCCGCACACGGGAAAGCAGCCAGCCCCCAGGCCGGGCATCCACAACTCGGGCTGGGTACAGGACCCGGGCTTTGCGGTCCACCAGGATAGCGCAGGGCTTTATCCAATTCTTGAACGTTATGTAAAAGACATACTAACCACTTTCAAAACCGATACACGCATTGTGCTGTGGGACCTCTACAATGAGCCAGGGGGCAGCAATTATGGAGACAGCAGCCTGGCATTGCTGCAACACGTGTTTACCTGGGGCCGGGAAATAAACCCGGACCAGCCGCTGTCCGCGGGCGTGTGGGACAATCACCAGAAGCCCCTGTGTGAGTACCAGCTCGACGCGAGTGACGTAATCACCTACCACAACTACGGCAGCCCTGAAGACCAGCAGCACGAGATAGACAGCCTGAAAAAATACGGGAGGCCGGTCATCTGCACAGAATACATGGCCCGCACACGGGGCAGCCTTTTCACCAACATCATGCCGGTCCTGAAAAAGAACAACGTGGCGGCGATCAACTGGGGCCTGGTATCGGGGAAAACCAATACCATCTACGCCTGGGGCACACCGATGCCGGACGGCTCGGAGCCGAAGATTTGGTTCCACGACGTGTTCCGCAAGGACGGGACGCCTTTTAGCACGGAAGAAGTTACACTCATAAAATCACTCACGGGAAAATGACGCACATCGCAAAGACGATCCTGAGCCGCTCCCCGGGCAGGATTAATTTAATCGGGGAACACACGGATTACAACAATGGTTTTGTGCTGCCGGCGGCGATCGACAAGGCCGCGTACATCCGGTTCACGACACGGGAAGACAACAAGATCTTGCTGACTTCGAGGGATTACCAAACGACGCACGAGACGACGCTGGAGGCGGTGGCCCCGAGTGATAAAGGCTGGCCGAACTACCTTTTGGGCGTCGTAGACCAGCTCTTAAAGAAAGGAATACCGTTGACCGGCTTTGAAGCGGAGGTTTGGGGAGACGTACCGGCGGGTGCGGGGCTGTCGAGTTCCGCAGCGGTGGAATGCGCGATGCTGATCGCGCTGGACGCGGCTTACGGACTGGGCATGACACGCATGGAGATGGCGCAGACGGCGCAGGCGGCGGAACATGCTTTTGCCGGGGTAAAAGTAGGGATCATGGATCCCTTTGCGAGCCTCTTCGGGAAGGAGGGGCATGTGATCCGGCTGGACTGCCGGTCGCTCGAATACGAATATGTACCGTTTCACGCGGAGGGGTATCGCCTGGTGCTTTGCGACTCGGGGGTGCACCATTCGCTGGCAAGCTCGGAATACAACGTGCGCCGGCACCAGTGCGAAACGGGGGTGGCGGCGATCCAGCAGATACACCCAGAGGTGAAAAGCCTGAGGGACGTCCTGCCTTCGATGCTGAAAGAAATAAAAGATCCGATCATCTATAACCGCTGTAAGTACGTGGTGGAGGAAAACCTCCGGTTGGTGGCGGCCTGCGAGGACCTGGAGAAGAACGACCTGGTGGCGTTTGGGCAGAAGCTGTACAAGACACACGACGGGTTGAGCCGGTTGTACGAAGTGAGCTGTCCCGAGTTGGATTTCCTGGTGGAAAAGGCAAAGCCGCAGGAAATGGTGCTGGGGGCGCGGATGATGGGGGGCGGTTTTGGCGGGTGTACGCTGAACCTGGTCAAGGCGGACGGGGTCGATGTCTTCCGGGAACGCATGACCGAAGCCTATCAGAAAGAACTCGGTAAAACCTTAAAAGTATACGTGGCCAATATCGGCAATGGAGGGAATGTACTATGATTAACTTTATAGAGGACCCGCACAAGCGGTTTAACCCGTTGACGGGGGAGTGGGTTTTGGTGTCGCCGCACCGGATGAAACGGCCCTGGCAGGGGAAGGTGGAGGCGCCGGCGGGACCGGCCCGACCGGCGTATGATCCGACGTGTTACCTGTGTCCGGGGAACAAAAGGGCGGATGGGGAGGTGAACCCGGCGTATACTTCTTGCTATGCCTTTACCAATGACTTCGCGGCCCTCTTACCGGACACGCCGGAGGGATCCTACAATGAAGCGGACCTTTTGGTGGCCAAAAGCCAGAAGGGTACGTCCCGGGTCATCTGTTTTTCCCCCCGCCATGACTTAACTTTACCCGAAATGGAGGTAGAGGAGATCCGCAGCGTCGTGACGCTTTGGATCGAGGAGTTTTCGAACCTGAACGCGCGTAAGGATATCCGTTATATCCAGATCTTTGAAAACAAGGGCGAGATCATGGGGTGCAGCAACCCGCATCCGCACGGGCAGATCTGGGCATTGAACGACCTGCCGGTGGAAATCGAGAAGGAGACGGCCCGCCAGGAGGCGTATTGGGCAAAAAAAGGGCGGAGCCTTTTGTCGGATTACCTGGACCTGGAGCTGAAGGAGCACAAGCGCATCGTGTGCGCCAACGATCATTTTGTCGCCCTGGTGCCCTTTTGGGCGGTATGGCCTTATGAGACGATGGTGATTTCCCGGCGGCACGTCCGGACGCTCCTGGAGTTTAACGGGGCGGAGCAGGAAGCGCTGGCGGACATCCTGAAACGGCTGACGACGCGGTACGACAACTTGTTTCAGACTTCTTTTCCTTACTCTGCCGGGATGCACCAGGCGCCGGTCAACGACGGCCCTCATGAAGGCTGGCACTGGCACATGCACTTCTACCCACCGTTGCTGCGGTCGGCCACGGTGAA
This region of Dinghuibacter silviterrae genomic DNA includes:
- a CDS encoding UDP-glucose--hexose-1-phosphate uridylyltransferase, translated to MINFIEDPHKRFNPLTGEWVLVSPHRMKRPWQGKVEAPAGPARPAYDPTCYLCPGNKRADGEVNPAYTSCYAFTNDFAALLPDTPEGSYNEADLLVAKSQKGTSRVICFSPRHDLTLPEMEVEEIRSVVTLWIEEFSNLNARKDIRYIQIFENKGEIMGCSNPHPHGQIWALNDLPVEIEKETARQEAYWAKKGRSLLSDYLDLELKEHKRIVCANDHFVALVPFWAVWPYETMVISRRHVRTLLEFNGAEQEALADILKRLTTRYDNLFQTSFPYSAGMHQAPVNDGPHEGWHWHMHFYPPLLRSATVKKFMVGYEMLAGPQRDVTPEWAAERLQALSEVHYKQLTNTL
- a CDS encoding beta-L-arabinofuranosidase domain-containing protein gives rise to the protein MKHIFLLFAFAAAVICAGTIAQAQTTPAQSAATAQPAHQAVRRQSPTVVTVVSRPPTTTTNAFYTSNRAPLAPSSFIKLPVGSVSPNGWLKRYLELQRAGLTGHLAEISAWLEKKDNAWYSGTGQGDHGWEEVPYWLNGYGDLAYLLKDPKMIATVKDWLGKVFESQRADGYFGPAPSKDRPMPDLWPNMRMLWCIQAYYEYSGDKRVLDFMARYFRWEAGVPDKDLLKTYWENSRGGDNLYSIYWLYNITGESWLLDVAEKIHRNTANWTQDGKLPNWHNVNVAQSFREPATYFLQNHDSALMNATYKDFYLIRALYGQVPGGMFGADENARPGYTDPRQAVETCGMVEQMASDELLMGFTGDPMWGDNCEDVAFNTYPAAVMPDFRGLRYLTAPNMVVSDSMNHAPGLQNDGPFLMMNPFSSRCCQHNHTYGWPFYAEHLWMATPDNGVAALLYSAARIKAKVGKGEMATFEVKTHYPFSENIRITVTAHQRFPLYLRVPGWCEGATVSINGQRQNATTSPDTYLRIDRTWHPGDVVDLTLPMQVTTHTWDKNANSVSVNYGPLTFSLKIKEDYKKVDSKASAIGDSKWQASADASQWPAYEILPGSAWNYALSDVQPGDFRVVKRPWPEDNFPFTPSAVPIELTAKVQQIATWTIDKYGLCGVLPQSPVQTAAPVEELTLIPMGAARLRISAFPVAAGTTATSWRRWSSAKANAWYAHWPWLRGSNFTPSTAINQLEMWQAETFDTTTIDRELGYAEGIGFNAMRVFLHHLAWQEDPEGFKQRVSQYLAIADRHHIGTIFVFFDDCWNPVPHTGKQPAPRPGIHNSGWVQDPGFAVHQDSAGLYPILERYVKDILTTFKTDTRIVLWDLYNEPGGSNYGDSSLALLQHVFTWGREINPDQPLSAGVWDNHQKPLCEYQLDASDVITYHNYGSPEDQQHEIDSLKKYGRPVICTEYMARTRGSLFTNIMPVLKKNNVAAINWGLVSGKTNTIYAWGTPMPDGSEPKIWFHDVFRKDGTPFSTEEVTLIKSLTGK
- the galK gene encoding galactokinase → MTHIAKTILSRSPGRINLIGEHTDYNNGFVLPAAIDKAAYIRFTTREDNKILLTSRDYQTTHETTLEAVAPSDKGWPNYLLGVVDQLLKKGIPLTGFEAEVWGDVPAGAGLSSSAAVECAMLIALDAAYGLGMTRMEMAQTAQAAEHAFAGVKVGIMDPFASLFGKEGHVIRLDCRSLEYEYVPFHAEGYRLVLCDSGVHHSLASSEYNVRRHQCETGVAAIQQIHPEVKSLRDVLPSMLKEIKDPIIYNRCKYVVEENLRLVAACEDLEKNDLVAFGQKLYKTHDGLSRLYEVSCPELDFLVEKAKPQEMVLGARMMGGGFGGCTLNLVKADGVDVFRERMTEAYQKELGKTLKVYVANIGNGGNVL